In Comamonas sp. lk, the following proteins share a genomic window:
- a CDS encoding sulfite exporter TauE/SafE family protein, translating to MLDAIWMAAAAVAVFALAGLVKGVVGLGLPTVSMALLALFMPPAQAAALLLLPSLVSNVMQIRPTGMLRPLLARLGWMQLGIVLGTLGGMVCWGGVGSLPAARMALGLALVVYALWGLWGPSLQLPLAHQAWLGLVAGTVTGVITALTGVFVVPAVAFLQSLGLARPALMQAMGLCFTVSTLALGAGMLWLGQGQMGSGSLAWLLSALMLIPALAGMRWGEALREKLSPAVFKKILMLSLLVLGIYMGLER from the coding sequence ATGCTGGATGCAATATGGATGGCGGCTGCCGCAGTGGCGGTGTTTGCTCTGGCCGGGCTGGTCAAAGGTGTAGTGGGTCTGGGCCTGCCAACCGTGTCCATGGCGCTGCTGGCCTTGTTCATGCCCCCGGCCCAGGCGGCGGCCCTGCTGTTGCTGCCTTCGCTGGTGAGCAATGTGATGCAGATACGGCCGACGGGCATGTTGCGGCCCTTGTTGGCCCGTCTGGGTTGGATGCAACTGGGCATTGTGCTGGGCACGCTGGGCGGCATGGTCTGCTGGGGCGGCGTCGGCAGCTTGCCGGCAGCGCGCATGGCTTTGGGGCTGGCGCTGGTGGTCTATGCCCTTTGGGGCCTGTGGGGCCCCAGTCTGCAGCTGCCGCTGGCCCATCAGGCCTGGCTGGGTCTGGTCGCGGGCACGGTGACGGGCGTGATCACGGCGCTGACCGGTGTTTTTGTCGTGCCGGCGGTGGCGTTTCTGCAATCGCTGGGCCTGGCGCGCCCGGCACTGATGCAGGCCATGGGCCTGTGCTTTACGGTCTCCACGCTGGCGCTGGGCGCGGGCATGCTGTGGCTGGGTCAGGGGCAGATGGGTTCGGGCAGCCTTGCCTGGCTGTTGTCAGCGCTGATGCTGATTCCCGCTTTGGCGGGCATGCGTTGGGGCGAGGCCCTGCGTGAAAAGCTCTCGCCAGCGGTATTCAAGAAAATCCTGATGCTCAGCCTGCTGGTGCTGGGGATTTATATGGGTTTGGAACGCTGA
- a CDS encoding LysR substrate-binding domain-containing protein: MRFDLTDLQLFVHILDSGTMTAAAQRSHITLASASERVRGMEAQLGCALLMRQARGVQPTAAGHTLGQHARQVLAQMQSLRGAMGEFGAGLAGQIRLRGNTSAVREHLPLAVSGFLLQHPQIALELQECASGELLAALRQGLCDIGIAAWDGLDAQMLKGLHCQPWRPDPLVAVLPLGHALAGAARLSLADLLDSNWVGLPRESALALLLQTQARQLNGRLLRMQVQLPHFEGLCQLVGQNVGLTVLPLAAVQRHAARTGVVAVPLADAWARRQLLICTPQATGTAPKSPATVQLLVAHLLKTATAA, from the coding sequence ATGCGCTTTGACCTGACCGATCTTCAGCTTTTTGTTCACATCCTCGACAGCGGCACCATGACGGCGGCGGCCCAGCGCTCGCACATCACTCTGGCTTCGGCCAGCGAGCGGGTGCGCGGCATGGAGGCCCAGCTGGGCTGCGCCCTGCTGATGCGCCAGGCGCGCGGCGTCCAGCCCACGGCGGCCGGCCACACTCTGGGCCAGCATGCGCGCCAGGTTTTGGCGCAAATGCAAAGCCTGCGCGGTGCCATGGGCGAATTCGGGGCCGGGCTGGCCGGCCAGATACGGCTGCGCGGCAACACCTCGGCCGTGCGCGAGCATTTACCGCTGGCCGTCAGCGGCTTTTTGCTGCAGCACCCGCAGATTGCGTTGGAGTTGCAGGAATGCGCCAGCGGCGAGCTGCTGGCGGCCCTGCGCCAGGGTCTGTGTGATATAGGCATTGCCGCCTGGGACGGTCTGGATGCCCAGATGCTCAAAGGACTGCATTGCCAACCCTGGCGGCCCGACCCGTTGGTGGCCGTGCTCCCTCTGGGCCACGCGCTGGCCGGTGCCGCCCGGCTTTCACTGGCCGATCTGCTGGACAGTAACTGGGTCGGCCTGCCGCGCGAATCGGCCCTGGCCCTGCTTTTGCAAACCCAGGCCCGGCAGCTCAACGGCCGTCTGCTGCGCATGCAGGTGCAGCTGCCGCACTTTGAAGGCCTGTGCCAGTTGGTGGGCCAGAATGTGGGCCTGACGGTGCTGCCCCTGGCCGCCGTGCAGCGCCATGCAGCCCGCACCGGCGTGGTCGCCGTGCCCCTGGCCGATGCCTGGGCCAGACGCCAGTTGCTGATCTGCACGCCGCAAGCAACGGGCACAGCGCCGAAATCCCCGGCCACGGTGCAGCTGCTGGTGGCGCATTTGCTGAAGACTGCCACAGCGGCGTAG
- the yegQ gene encoding tRNA 5-hydroxyuridine modification protein YegQ codes for MQDNSAIMTLKAPELLLPAGSLDKMRAAYDFGADAVYAGQPRYSLRARNNEFRLEQIGQGIAEAHARGKKFFLTSNLIAHNDKVRTYLRDIEPIIAMKPDAMIMADPGLIMMVKEKWPEQVIHLSVQANTTNHATVKFWQKMGVERIILSRELSLDEIEKIRQECPDMELEVFVHGALCIAYSGRCLLSGYFNRRDPNQGTCTNACRWDYKTHDANVDPNTGEALGQTMENGFNFEDAKNDLDNQFSSTCGDQKRHPKADAIYLLEEKGRPGEMMPIMEDEHGTYIMNSKDLRAVEHVERLTKIGVDSLKIEGRTKSLYYVARTAQTYRRAIDDAVAGRPFNPELITELEGLANRGYTGGLMERRPANDYQNYETGHSVLQRSHFVGAVRGYADGMAEVETMNRFAVGDTIEVIHPQGNRQIKLEQMFDLEGKPVQVAQGNPIRVRIPLEGPVEGALISRLL; via the coding sequence ATGCAGGACAATAGCGCCATCATGACCCTCAAAGCCCCCGAACTCTTGCTGCCCGCCGGCTCGCTCGACAAGATGCGCGCCGCCTACGACTTTGGCGCCGACGCCGTGTACGCCGGCCAGCCGCGCTACTCCCTGCGCGCGCGCAACAACGAATTCCGCCTGGAGCAAATCGGCCAGGGCATTGCCGAAGCGCACGCGCGCGGCAAGAAGTTCTTCCTGACCAGCAATCTGATTGCCCACAACGACAAGGTCCGCACCTATCTGCGCGACATCGAACCCATCATCGCCATGAAGCCGGACGCCATGATCATGGCCGACCCCGGCCTCATCATGATGGTCAAGGAAAAGTGGCCCGAGCAGGTCATTCACCTGTCCGTGCAGGCCAACACCACCAACCACGCTACCGTGAAGTTCTGGCAGAAGATGGGCGTGGAGCGCATCATTCTGTCGCGCGAGCTCTCCCTGGACGAGATCGAGAAGATCCGTCAGGAATGCCCGGACATGGAGCTGGAAGTCTTCGTGCACGGCGCGCTGTGCATTGCCTATTCCGGCCGTTGCCTGCTGAGCGGCTACTTCAACCGCCGCGACCCCAACCAGGGCACTTGCACCAATGCCTGCCGCTGGGACTACAAGACGCATGACGCCAATGTAGACCCCAACACCGGCGAAGCCCTGGGCCAGACCATGGAAAACGGTTTCAACTTCGAAGACGCCAAGAACGATCTGGACAATCAGTTCAGCAGCACCTGCGGCGACCAGAAGCGCCACCCCAAGGCCGACGCCATCTACCTGCTGGAAGAAAAAGGCCGTCCCGGCGAGATGATGCCCATCATGGAAGATGAGCACGGCACCTACATCATGAATTCCAAGGACTTGCGCGCCGTGGAGCATGTGGAGCGCCTGACCAAGATCGGCGTCGATTCGCTCAAGATCGAAGGCCGCACCAAGAGCCTGTACTACGTGGCTCGCACCGCGCAGACCTACCGCCGCGCCATTGACGATGCCGTGGCCGGTCGCCCCTTCAACCCCGAGCTGATCACCGAGCTCGAAGGTCTGGCCAACCGCGGTTACACCGGCGGCCTGATGGAGCGCCGCCCCGCCAACGACTACCAGAACTACGAAACCGGCCACAGCGTGCTGCAGCGCAGCCACTTTGTGGGCGCGGTACGTGGCTACGCCGACGGTATGGCCGAAGTGGAAACCATGAACCGCTTTGCGGTGGGCGACACCATCGAAGTCATTCACCCCCAAGGCAACCGCCAGATCAAACTGGAGCAAATGTTCGACCTTGAAGGCAAGCCGGTGCAGGTCGCCCAGGGCAACCCCATCCGCGTGCGCATTCCGCTGGAAGGCCCGGTCGAAGGTGCGCTGATTTCGCGTCTGCTGTAA
- a CDS encoding plasmid replication/partition related protein — translation MELQIDAGLKAYIDPLTADEHESLERSILAEGCRDALVVWGELLIDGHNRYGICQKHGLPFNTIQATQFKTMDDVHLWMIDQHLGRRSVSDFQRGVLALRKREIIASRRAAAAAAVNAAKAEAGEQSAEAPWEGDTDPVVAQALASVAKVPDEALDTREALARAARLSAGQVKMIETIQEKAAPEVVAAVKAGELSLNAAAVVATLPEEEQQAVAAEGADALKQAAKRVRDARKKPKAAKPEADESAEAAPAASPEELQARVSELQAENERLRQQVKALQDLLAEQA, via the coding sequence ATGGAACTCCAAATTGACGCCGGCCTCAAGGCCTATATCGACCCGCTGACCGCCGACGAACACGAATCGCTGGAGCGCAGCATCCTCGCCGAAGGCTGCCGCGATGCGCTGGTGGTCTGGGGCGAGTTGCTGATCGACGGCCACAACCGCTACGGCATCTGCCAAAAGCACGGTCTGCCCTTCAACACCATCCAGGCCACGCAGTTCAAGACCATGGACGATGTGCATCTGTGGATGATCGACCAGCACCTGGGCCGCCGCTCGGTGTCGGACTTCCAGCGCGGCGTGCTGGCCTTGCGCAAGCGCGAGATCATCGCCTCGCGCCGCGCTGCGGCTGCTGCCGCCGTGAACGCGGCCAAGGCAGAAGCCGGAGAGCAATCTGCGGAGGCACCTTGGGAAGGCGATACCGACCCCGTTGTCGCCCAGGCCCTGGCCAGTGTGGCCAAGGTGCCCGACGAGGCACTGGACACCCGCGAGGCCCTGGCCCGCGCCGCCCGTCTCTCGGCCGGCCAGGTCAAGATGATCGAGACGATTCAGGAAAAAGCCGCGCCCGAAGTGGTGGCCGCCGTCAAGGCCGGCGAGCTGTCGCTGAACGCCGCCGCCGTGGTCGCCACCCTGCCCGAAGAAGAGCAGCAAGCCGTAGCCGCCGAAGGTGCCGATGCCCTGAAGCAAGCCGCCAAGCGCGTGCGTGACGCCAGGAAAAAGCCCAAGGCCGCCAAGCCCGAAGCCGATGAATCGGCAGAGGCCGCACCCGCCGCCAGCCCCGAGGAATTGCAAGCCCGCGTGAGCGAGCTGCAGGCCGAAAACGAGCGCCTGCGCCAACAGGTCAAGGCGCTGCAGGACTTGCTGGCCGAACAAGCCTAA